A portion of the Micromonospora vinacea genome contains these proteins:
- a CDS encoding NeuD/PglB/VioB family sugar acetyltransferase, translating into MVTDLVIVGCGGHGREVLTIVQAVNKASKAGSGWRIGGFVDDAPSEVNLKRLRALGADYLGRIDVLATLPAETHVALGIGDPRGRQTVVDRMAAYPRPAAVLVHPDATVGPDLVHGEGLLVFAGARITTNVVLGRHVHVNQNATVGHDCALGDFVSINPLAAVSGDCRVDSGALVGAGAVVLQQRHVATGATVGAAACVVRDVPSHAVVKGVPAR; encoded by the coding sequence ATGGTCACGGACCTCGTGATCGTGGGCTGCGGTGGACACGGCCGGGAAGTTCTCACGATCGTCCAGGCCGTCAACAAGGCATCCAAGGCCGGATCCGGCTGGCGGATAGGTGGCTTCGTCGACGATGCGCCGAGTGAGGTCAACCTGAAGCGCCTACGCGCACTCGGCGCCGACTACCTGGGCCGGATCGACGTTCTAGCGACGCTTCCGGCGGAGACGCACGTGGCCCTTGGCATCGGCGACCCGCGCGGAAGGCAGACAGTGGTCGACAGGATGGCGGCATATCCACGGCCCGCAGCGGTGCTGGTGCATCCGGACGCGACGGTGGGACCGGACCTCGTCCACGGCGAAGGGCTGTTGGTCTTCGCCGGCGCGCGGATCACCACCAACGTCGTTCTGGGCCGGCACGTCCACGTCAACCAGAACGCGACAGTCGGACACGACTGCGCTCTCGGTGATTTCGTATCGATCAATCCACTGGCCGCCGTCTCCGGCGACTGCCGGGTGGACAGCGGTGCGCTGGTCGGCGCTGGCGCCGTCGTCCTCCAGCAGCGTCACGTCGCGACCGGCGCCACCGTCGGCGCGGCGGCCTGCGTCGTCCGGGACGTCCCGTCGCACGCCGTCGTCAAAGGGGTACCAGCCCGATGA
- a CDS encoding glycosyltransferase family 4 protein has product MEVVADPYDVFAPGVIEHPLRPLLRRRFAARLRRECHSAIAASYVTERHLQSRYPSRPGALAVAASSIDLPAPAFAPAGRGHSCRVTHHIITVGTMDQMYKGFDTLITAVAQLDREGVPVRLSQIGTGRFQPRLEQLAARLGVADQVAFVGWVPPGEALRRRLDDADLFVMPSRTEGLPRALIEAMARALPAIGTSVGGIPELLPPTDLARPDDPEGLARMIREMLRDPERMTTASARNLAHAHRYSRASLTPRRDAFYQAVHDATAGRVVARSA; this is encoded by the coding sequence GTGGAAGTGGTGGCGGACCCGTACGACGTGTTCGCGCCCGGCGTCATCGAGCACCCGCTACGCCCCCTGCTGCGACGCCGGTTCGCGGCCCGGCTGCGCCGGGAGTGCCACTCGGCGATCGCCGCCTCGTACGTGACCGAGCGCCATCTGCAGTCCAGATACCCGAGCCGCCCCGGTGCACTGGCCGTGGCGGCGTCCAGCATCGACCTCCCGGCACCGGCCTTCGCGCCGGCGGGCCGCGGACACAGCTGCCGCGTTACGCACCACATCATCACTGTCGGCACGATGGACCAGATGTACAAGGGTTTCGATACCCTGATCACCGCGGTCGCACAGTTGGACCGCGAGGGCGTTCCCGTCCGGTTGTCGCAGATCGGAACGGGGCGATTTCAGCCGCGACTCGAGCAACTCGCTGCCCGCCTCGGCGTGGCGGACCAGGTCGCGTTCGTGGGTTGGGTTCCCCCGGGAGAGGCGTTACGCCGGCGGCTGGACGACGCCGATCTCTTCGTCATGCCGTCCCGCACCGAGGGACTCCCCCGAGCTCTGATCGAGGCGATGGCCCGCGCCCTGCCGGCCATCGGGACGAGCGTTGGCGGGATTCCTGAACTGTTACCGCCAACGGACCTGGCGCGGCCCGACGACCCGGAGGGTCTAGCCCGGATGATCCGCGAGATGCTCCGGGACCCGGAGCGGATGACCACGGCTTCGGCTCGCAACCTCGCGCACGCCCATCGGTACTCCCGGGCGTCCCTCACTCCCCGGCGTGATGCCTTCTACCAGGCCGTGCACGACGCAACGGCGGGACGGGTGGTGGCGCGCTCGGCCTGA
- a CDS encoding lipopolysaccharide biosynthesis protein: MHRAAQDAGQGPDVDDRIVQAVAPQDSDRIRSRRLISGIGTAVLSRGTNVLVPLLLIPATLSYLGTDRYGLWMAVTALTGMVAFADLGLGNGLMTKLAPCLAAGDIERARRYVSSAYLVLGGTAGAITALLWLLGGRVPWDAVFNVTGAVSPAEARSISLICLTAFVVNVPLSLVNRVQYARQQVGLSNIWQGVGAGLALPFALAAIAAGMSATVVVAATVVGPVLVNVVNTVWTFGWRVPELAPWAGRATGRLTRELLGLGGLFFVLTIVMSMATNADTLIIAHRLGLESVTEYAVPARFVTQLGLLVTLVNVPLWAMNGDSLARGEVEWVRRTARRMTYVSVCCALVPTAGLVLVGDRLFFRWLGVPIGQDRWLLIGLAAWLVMLAAISPRFMVQNAAGVVRPQLLGWGLYLVLSVVAKWYGVGWYGISVVPYIGVGCYLLTVLPAALYGYRRALLLHSPAGAHRSNDRHDEKGRLDDHEAPLQVHG; this comes from the coding sequence ATGCACCGTGCCGCGCAGGACGCTGGCCAGGGGCCCGATGTCGACGATCGGATCGTCCAGGCCGTCGCGCCGCAGGACTCGGACCGGATCCGCAGCCGCCGACTCATCTCCGGAATAGGTACCGCCGTTTTGAGCCGGGGCACCAATGTTCTCGTGCCGCTCCTGCTCATTCCGGCCACGCTGTCGTACCTGGGCACCGACCGCTATGGCCTGTGGATGGCGGTGACCGCGCTCACCGGCATGGTCGCCTTCGCCGACCTCGGCCTGGGCAACGGTCTGATGACGAAGCTGGCACCGTGCCTCGCGGCCGGTGACATCGAGCGGGCCCGCCGCTACGTGTCCAGCGCGTACCTGGTGTTGGGGGGCACCGCGGGGGCGATCACCGCCCTGCTCTGGCTGTTGGGTGGTCGCGTTCCGTGGGATGCCGTGTTCAACGTGACCGGTGCGGTGAGCCCGGCGGAGGCGCGCTCGATCTCCCTGATCTGCCTGACCGCATTCGTGGTGAACGTTCCACTGTCGTTGGTGAATCGAGTGCAGTACGCCCGCCAGCAGGTGGGCCTGAGCAACATCTGGCAGGGCGTCGGCGCCGGGCTTGCGCTGCCGTTCGCGCTCGCGGCGATCGCGGCCGGGATGTCGGCGACGGTGGTGGTCGCCGCCACTGTCGTCGGCCCGGTGCTGGTGAACGTCGTGAACACGGTGTGGACCTTCGGTTGGCGGGTGCCTGAACTCGCTCCGTGGGCCGGCAGGGCCACCGGGAGGCTCACCCGGGAACTCCTTGGCCTGGGCGGGTTGTTCTTCGTGCTGACGATCGTGATGTCAATGGCGACGAATGCGGACACGTTGATCATCGCGCACCGCCTCGGTCTCGAGAGCGTGACCGAGTACGCGGTTCCGGCCCGTTTCGTCACCCAGCTCGGCCTGCTTGTGACGCTGGTCAACGTCCCCCTGTGGGCGATGAACGGAGACTCCCTGGCTCGCGGCGAGGTGGAATGGGTCCGGCGCACCGCCCGCCGGATGACATACGTCTCCGTGTGCTGCGCACTCGTGCCGACCGCAGGTCTCGTTCTCGTGGGCGACCGACTCTTCTTCCGTTGGCTGGGCGTGCCGATCGGGCAGGACCGGTGGTTGTTGATCGGCCTGGCCGCATGGCTGGTCATGCTCGCCGCCATCTCACCCCGGTTCATGGTGCAGAACGCGGCAGGCGTGGTGCGACCACAACTGCTGGGTTGGGGGCTCTACCTGGTGCTGTCGGTCGTCGCGAAGTGGTACGGCGTCGGGTGGTACGGGATCTCAGTCGTCCCGTACATCGGCGTCGGCTGCTACCTGCTGACCGTGCTGCCGGCCGCACTCTACGGCTACCGCAGGGCGCTTCTGCTGCACAGCCCAGCGGGAGCTCACCGGTCGAACGATCGACACGACGAGAAAGGCCGACTCGATGATCATGAAGCGCCGCTCCAGGTCCACGGGTGA
- a CDS encoding glycosyltransferase family 4 protein gives MIRRKGWIAYTGPFSFPWGQAGSRRVNGMACTLAAGGHDVVVVSGAGGPAQPARLDGVDGPGSVSYVGLDEEPASAGRTFSDAAQAFLRRGRRITQWLDAQPTKPSHVFVYGGGAQYMLHLRRWCQRHKVPLIPDIVEWYSLSQLRASYIGPTHLSSKVALRYHYPRCDGVIAISSFLEEHYRCRGVPVLRVPPTLDVEGLTIGERQVDDSLDLSLVYAGTPGRKDLLAAIVQAVDRVDSKGVRIRLRVLGPSVAQVRELLGGPVPTSTEVLGRLAQQEVPAEIRRADFSVLMRRPARFSEAGFPTKFCESLANGTPVIANLTSDLGSYLRTGQEGIVCADYSVENLTEVLLAAARIAPGERGRMRRAARERALRSFDYRAYAEPMNAFLQAVR, from the coding sequence ATGATCCGGCGGAAGGGCTGGATCGCCTACACGGGCCCGTTCTCCTTTCCCTGGGGGCAGGCGGGATCGCGACGGGTCAACGGCATGGCCTGCACGCTGGCCGCGGGCGGTCACGACGTCGTGGTCGTCAGCGGCGCCGGCGGACCCGCTCAGCCAGCCCGGCTCGACGGGGTGGATGGGCCGGGCTCGGTCTCGTACGTCGGACTGGACGAAGAACCCGCGTCGGCCGGCCGTACCTTCAGCGACGCGGCTCAGGCGTTCCTGCGCCGCGGCCGCCGCATCACCCAGTGGCTGGACGCGCAGCCGACGAAACCGTCTCACGTCTTCGTCTACGGGGGTGGTGCGCAGTACATGCTGCACCTGCGGCGATGGTGCCAACGGCACAAGGTTCCGCTGATTCCGGACATCGTGGAGTGGTACAGCCTGAGTCAACTGCGGGCCTCATACATCGGACCAACGCACCTGAGCTCGAAGGTCGCCCTGCGCTACCACTACCCCCGCTGCGACGGGGTGATAGCGATCAGCTCCTTCCTCGAAGAGCACTACCGATGCCGTGGGGTGCCGGTGCTGAGGGTCCCACCGACGCTCGACGTCGAGGGCCTGACCATCGGCGAGCGGCAGGTCGACGACTCGCTCGACCTGAGCCTGGTCTACGCCGGGACGCCGGGGCGTAAGGATCTGTTGGCGGCCATCGTCCAGGCCGTCGACCGGGTGGACAGCAAGGGGGTACGGATCCGCCTCCGCGTGCTCGGGCCGAGCGTGGCGCAGGTCCGGGAACTGCTCGGCGGACCGGTGCCCACCAGCACCGAAGTCCTCGGCCGCCTCGCACAGCAGGAGGTGCCCGCAGAGATCAGGCGGGCCGACTTCAGCGTGCTGATGCGTCGTCCGGCCAGATTCTCCGAGGCCGGATTCCCCACCAAGTTCTGTGAGAGCTTGGCCAACGGCACCCCGGTCATCGCCAACCTGACCAGCGATCTCGGCAGCTATCTGCGTACTGGCCAGGAAGGTATCGTCTGCGCGGACTACTCGGTCGAAAACCTGACCGAGGTCCTGTTGGCAGCGGCACGGATCGCTCCCGGCGAGCGTGGCCGGATGCGGCGGGCGGCGCGGGAGCGTGCATTGCGCTCCTTCGACTACCGGGCCTACGCCGAGCCGATGAACGCCTTCCTGCAAGCGGTGCGCTGA
- a CDS encoding glycosyltransferase, producing the protein MNSHFARPEILRPYVPEDGSEENIRPLRVAVLVKTNEGGMWILPQIEELRRRRHEVVVILPPGPGRLTVELRRRGFEVAESPFDFRVGAPSLRKLLGLRALIRRLRPDVLHYHLLASAFAGRIATLGLPVRRVHMVAGPLYLESPLIRPFERLLWRLDDVIICGCQHAADRYGELGCPPERRTVATYGVNTDRHRPDWLAPTATPVAGLDFDPRVPVEARAKARAELGIGADTFLAIMVAYVYPPIRLVNRGRGIKGHDLLFPAWRRFRERHPNSHLLVVGGGWAEEGERHRLELIDRFGINADPGITWLETVDDVRPWYVAADVSVSPSLGESHGAAVEAGAMAVPSIVSQAGGLPETVDEQCGWVVPMDDIPALTDALSQAHTAFEDGTLADRGRAARSRMVELFDNRRSAVTVADTIEAVAVRGRRG; encoded by the coding sequence ATGAACTCCCACTTCGCACGTCCGGAGATCCTCCGCCCCTACGTGCCGGAAGATGGATCAGAGGAGAACATCCGGCCCCTGCGGGTGGCTGTCCTCGTCAAGACCAACGAGGGCGGGATGTGGATCCTGCCGCAGATCGAAGAGCTTCGCAGACGGCGCCATGAGGTAGTCGTCATTCTGCCGCCCGGGCCGGGTCGGCTCACCGTCGAGCTGCGGCGACGAGGCTTCGAGGTGGCCGAGTCGCCGTTCGACTTCCGCGTCGGCGCCCCCAGCCTGCGCAAGCTGCTCGGCCTACGGGCACTGATTCGCCGGCTACGTCCGGACGTTCTCCACTATCACCTGCTCGCGTCCGCGTTCGCCGGCCGGATCGCGACGCTCGGCCTGCCGGTCCGTCGCGTGCACATGGTCGCCGGCCCGCTCTACCTGGAGTCCCCGCTCATCCGTCCGTTCGAGCGCCTGCTGTGGCGGTTGGACGACGTCATCATCTGCGGCTGCCAACACGCCGCAGACCGGTACGGGGAACTGGGGTGCCCACCCGAGCGTCGAACGGTCGCGACCTACGGAGTCAACACCGACCGCCATCGACCGGACTGGCTCGCCCCCACGGCCACCCCGGTCGCCGGCCTCGACTTCGACCCCCGGGTCCCCGTCGAGGCGCGAGCGAAGGCACGCGCGGAGTTGGGGATCGGCGCCGACACGTTCCTCGCCATCATGGTCGCCTACGTGTATCCACCGATCCGACTCGTCAACCGGGGCCGCGGTATCAAGGGACACGACCTGCTCTTCCCGGCCTGGCGTCGGTTCCGCGAGCGCCATCCGAACTCGCACCTTCTCGTCGTGGGCGGCGGCTGGGCAGAGGAGGGTGAACGCCATCGGCTCGAACTGATCGACCGCTTCGGGATCAACGCCGACCCGGGTATCACGTGGTTGGAGACGGTGGACGATGTTCGCCCCTGGTACGTCGCCGCAGACGTCAGCGTCAGTCCGTCGCTGGGCGAGAGCCACGGGGCGGCCGTCGAGGCCGGAGCCATGGCGGTACCGAGCATCGTCAGCCAGGCCGGCGGCCTACCGGAAACGGTCGACGAGCAGTGCGGGTGGGTGGTGCCGATGGACGACATCCCGGCGCTGACCGACGCCTTGTCACAGGCCCACACGGCGTTCGAGGACGGCACGTTGGCCGATCGGGGGCGTGCGGCGCGAAGCCGGATGGTCGAGTTGTTCGACAACCGCAGGTCGGCGGTGACGGTCGCCGACACCATCGAGGCTGTCGCCGTCCGTGGGCGGCGCGGGTGA
- a CDS encoding polysaccharide biosynthesis protein: protein MSVMTAGRRVLITGGTGSFGQTMARRLLDRDVAEVRILSRDEAKQEAMRRSLGDDRVRYHVGDVRDVDTVLRATRGVDYVFHAAALKQVPSCEFFPLEAVRTNILGSGNVVEAAAHNGVSSVVVLSTDKAVYPVNAMGMSKALMEKVAQAYARNNPNSATTVSCVRYGNVMYSRGSVIPLFIEQIKAGRTPTVTEPTMTRFLMSLADSVELVEHAFHNARPGDVFIRKAAACTISDLAEAVCQLFEVPFKLDIIGVRHSEKWHETLASREELAQADDFGDFFRVPLDARDLNYALYVSEGELGERPREDFNSANATRLGVPEIVELLKTLPEIRAELALRDPALAC from the coding sequence ATGAGCGTGATGACCGCGGGCCGCCGGGTACTGATCACCGGCGGGACCGGATCCTTTGGACAGACCATGGCTCGGCGCCTGCTCGACCGCGATGTCGCCGAGGTGCGGATCCTCAGCCGGGACGAGGCCAAGCAGGAAGCCATGCGGCGTTCCCTCGGCGACGACCGGGTGCGCTATCACGTCGGCGACGTCCGCGACGTCGACACCGTGCTGCGGGCCACTCGGGGGGTCGACTACGTCTTCCACGCAGCGGCACTCAAGCAGGTGCCGTCCTGCGAATTCTTCCCCCTCGAAGCGGTACGCACCAACATCCTCGGCAGCGGCAACGTGGTCGAGGCTGCCGCGCACAACGGCGTCAGCTCGGTGGTCGTGCTCAGCACCGACAAGGCCGTCTACCCGGTGAACGCGATGGGCATGAGCAAGGCGCTCATGGAAAAGGTCGCTCAGGCGTACGCCCGGAACAACCCGAACAGCGCCACCACCGTCTCCTGCGTCCGGTACGGCAACGTGATGTACTCGCGCGGCTCAGTGATCCCGCTCTTCATCGAGCAGATCAAGGCGGGCCGTACGCCCACCGTCACCGAACCCACCATGACCCGCTTCCTGATGTCGCTGGCCGACTCGGTCGAACTGGTCGAGCACGCCTTCCATAACGCCCGCCCCGGCGACGTGTTCATCCGCAAGGCCGCCGCCTGCACGATCAGCGACCTGGCCGAGGCGGTCTGCCAGCTCTTCGAGGTGCCGTTCAAGCTGGACATCATTGGCGTGCGGCACAGCGAGAAGTGGCACGAGACCCTCGCGAGCCGGGAAGAACTGGCCCAGGCCGACGACTTCGGTGACTTCTTCCGGGTGCCGCTGGACGCGCGGGACCTCAACTACGCGCTGTACGTCTCCGAGGGTGAGCTGGGCGAGAGGCCCCGCGAGGACTTCAACTCGGCCAATGCCACCCGGCTCGGCGTACCCGAGATCGTGGAACTGCTCAAGACGCTGCCGGAGATCCGGGCGGAGCTGGCGCTGCGCGATCCGGCGCTGGCGTGCTGA
- a CDS encoding NAD(+)/NADH kinase, translating into MGLVLHPTRDVTEVVSIIERWAKRHHKTLMVREEDQHRVSSCIVPVPADEVAARADALISVGGDGTMLGALRSAVLDPKPVLGVHLGHLGFLVEIEPPELPDALSRLLSKEFTIESHACLACDVCGDDVVAFNDIALVRQPGSGFVSVTLAIDGQQYGYYRSDAVVVSTPIGSTAYSYAAGGPLISPAADSVVITPSAPMAGISRSVVLSPDEKIRLELRPDSSPVVVEMDGLVFRDAATEGAVDITYRRNAGLVVRFDPLRYQERNQLKMTLLDLPFLPEQLRELLPEELRRRTQQEIPPPC; encoded by the coding sequence CTGGGACTTGTGCTGCACCCCACCCGGGATGTCACCGAGGTGGTCAGCATCATCGAACGGTGGGCGAAGCGTCACCACAAGACGCTGATGGTGCGCGAGGAGGACCAGCATCGCGTCTCGTCCTGCATCGTGCCGGTGCCGGCGGACGAGGTGGCGGCCCGCGCCGACGCCCTGATCAGCGTCGGCGGCGACGGCACCATGTTGGGTGCGCTGCGCTCCGCCGTCCTCGACCCGAAGCCGGTGCTCGGCGTACACCTGGGTCATCTGGGGTTTCTCGTCGAGATCGAGCCGCCGGAGCTGCCCGACGCGCTGAGCCGGTTGCTGTCGAAGGAGTTCACCATCGAGTCGCACGCCTGCCTCGCCTGCGACGTGTGTGGCGACGACGTGGTGGCGTTCAACGACATCGCGCTGGTGCGCCAGCCCGGCTCCGGCTTCGTCAGCGTCACCCTCGCCATCGACGGCCAGCAGTACGGCTACTACCGCAGTGACGCCGTGGTGGTCAGCACCCCGATCGGCTCGACGGCGTACAGCTACGCCGCCGGTGGTCCACTGATCTCCCCCGCCGCCGACTCGGTGGTGATCACGCCGTCGGCGCCGATGGCCGGCATCTCCCGGTCCGTGGTGCTCTCGCCGGACGAGAAGATCCGGCTGGAGCTCCGACCCGACTCGTCGCCGGTCGTGGTGGAGATGGACGGGCTGGTGTTCCGCGACGCGGCGACGGAGGGGGCCGTGGACATCACGTACCGCCGCAACGCCGGCCTGGTGGTCCGTTTTGACCCGCTGCGCTACCAGGAGCGCAACCAGTTGAAGATGACCCTGCTCGACCTGCCGTTCCTCCCCGAGCAGCTCCGCGAACTGCTCCCCGAGGAACTACGCCGACGCACCCAACAAGAAATCCCCCCACCCTGCTAA
- a CDS encoding NAD-dependent epimerase/dehydratase family protein: MVTGGAGFIGSNLVRALVDTPQVDEVVAVDDLSTGSLDNLLDVPVRLVAGTILDPEVLDDALSGAASVVHLGALGSVPRSIDDPLRSHHANATGTLTVLEAVRRHQVPQVLLASSSSVYGANPVLPRQEGLRPMPVSPYAVSKLATEAYAIAYASCFGMKVLPFRFFNVYGPRQAADHAYAAVVPRFVRAALDGSPLQVHGDGTQTRDFTYVGSVTSVIVDAILRGVSSPDVVNLAFGARISLLELIGELESVLGRRLEVVCGPSRAGDVHDSQADSSRLQELFPEFRRFPLRVGLEATVSWMSGRVPAGR; this comes from the coding sequence GTGGTAACCGGGGGAGCGGGCTTCATCGGCTCCAACCTGGTACGTGCGCTCGTCGACACTCCGCAGGTCGACGAGGTCGTGGCCGTGGATGATCTCTCCACGGGCTCGCTCGACAATCTGCTTGACGTTCCCGTGCGGCTGGTGGCCGGCACGATCCTGGATCCGGAGGTGCTCGACGACGCCCTCTCCGGTGCCGCGAGCGTGGTCCACCTCGGCGCTCTCGGTTCCGTGCCGCGCTCGATCGACGATCCACTGCGCAGCCACCACGCCAACGCCACCGGGACTCTCACCGTGCTGGAGGCGGTTCGGCGGCACCAGGTGCCCCAGGTTCTACTCGCCTCGTCGTCGTCGGTCTACGGCGCGAACCCGGTCCTGCCCAGGCAGGAGGGTCTGCGGCCGATGCCGGTGAGCCCGTACGCGGTGTCGAAGTTGGCGACCGAGGCGTACGCCATCGCGTACGCCTCCTGCTTCGGCATGAAGGTGTTGCCATTCCGATTCTTCAACGTCTACGGGCCGCGCCAGGCGGCCGATCACGCGTACGCCGCGGTGGTGCCACGCTTCGTCCGAGCAGCTCTCGACGGTAGTCCGCTGCAGGTGCACGGAGATGGCACGCAGACGCGCGACTTCACCTACGTCGGCAGCGTCACCTCGGTGATCGTCGACGCGATCCTCCGCGGTGTGTCGTCACCGGACGTGGTCAACCTCGCCTTCGGTGCGCGGATCTCGCTGCTGGAGCTCATCGGGGAGTTGGAATCGGTGCTGGGGCGTCGGCTGGAGGTCGTGTGCGGCCCGTCCCGGGCCGGTGACGTGCACGACTCGCAGGCCGACTCTTCCCGCCTGCAGGAACTGTTTCCTGAGTTTCGTCGCTTCCCGCTGCGTGTCGGCTTGGAGGCCACCGTCAGTTGGATGTCCGGCCGCGTGCCTGCGGGCCGCTGA
- a CDS encoding O-antigen ligase family protein, whose amino-acid sequence MSHLRPEESTRRVSVREIEGRPVLATEWPGLLLLGFTVFMAAWDPFWSLWYVGPAAAVAVLISGRMPRLRLPDLLAITTSAWAFATLLWTSNEEVTRKAAYMYAAACCLFVAARHVIAARPHQRFIGLAFLAGCLATGVRLINENASGRQGAALLDLTLRAGIEGITVNFTAYTLVTGALAAILLIICHGRSLVVKVASLTAMAMFGFGILLGGSRGAAIALTLAIVYLAISRMAPRASWIGVGVCAMAAIVVVAAGTTPQSGTAWLDGLFGRPTGDMSGRLLVWPEALHSWQESLLTGIGAGIFRENSPYNIGAHNLVLNLGNDLGLVGLLLYVGTIATAMVAAARTGATQRRLAGLTVAALLPIWLSGEWQTSQAAWLLLALVSATAWTNPPAAGQHRRPRTQTWRAAVGGSRTVAGPRFAATAAERKFAGESRPSVPVRSGAGR is encoded by the coding sequence ATGAGTCACCTGAGGCCCGAGGAGTCGACGCGTCGTGTCAGCGTTCGGGAGATCGAGGGCCGGCCCGTACTGGCGACTGAGTGGCCTGGACTGCTGCTGCTCGGCTTCACCGTCTTCATGGCCGCCTGGGACCCGTTCTGGTCGCTCTGGTACGTGGGGCCCGCCGCCGCGGTCGCGGTGCTGATCAGCGGTCGAATGCCCCGCCTGCGGCTTCCGGATCTCCTGGCGATCACCACCTCCGCCTGGGCCTTCGCCACTCTCTTGTGGACGAGCAACGAGGAGGTGACGAGAAAGGCGGCCTACATGTACGCCGCAGCGTGCTGTCTGTTCGTCGCTGCCCGACACGTCATCGCCGCTCGGCCTCATCAGCGTTTCATAGGCCTGGCCTTCCTCGCTGGTTGCCTCGCAACCGGTGTCCGTCTGATCAACGAAAACGCCTCGGGACGCCAAGGTGCGGCGCTCCTCGATCTCACGCTCCGCGCCGGTATCGAGGGCATCACGGTCAACTTCACGGCCTACACCCTCGTCACAGGGGCACTGGCCGCGATCCTGCTGATCATCTGCCACGGCCGGTCGTTGGTGGTCAAGGTCGCCTCGCTGACCGCCATGGCCATGTTCGGTTTCGGTATCCTCCTGGGTGGGTCGCGGGGGGCAGCGATCGCCCTGACGTTGGCAATCGTCTACCTTGCGATCAGCCGGATGGCCCCCCGGGCCTCGTGGATCGGCGTCGGGGTGTGCGCGATGGCCGCGATCGTCGTCGTAGCGGCGGGCACGACGCCGCAAAGTGGGACGGCATGGCTGGACGGTCTCTTCGGACGACCCACCGGCGACATGTCCGGGCGACTGCTCGTCTGGCCCGAGGCACTGCACAGCTGGCAGGAGTCGCTCCTCACCGGTATCGGTGCAGGCATCTTCCGGGAGAACAGCCCGTACAACATCGGCGCACACAACCTCGTGTTGAACCTCGGCAATGACCTTGGCCTGGTTGGCCTGCTGCTGTACGTGGGAACAATCGCCACCGCGATGGTCGCCGCGGCGCGAACCGGTGCGACGCAGCGACGACTGGCGGGGCTCACCGTGGCCGCGCTTCTGCCGATCTGGCTCAGCGGTGAATGGCAGACGTCGCAGGCCGCCTGGCTGCTCCTTGCCCTCGTCTCTGCGACCGCGTGGACCAATCCGCCAGCGGCGGGCCAGCATCGCAGACCCCGCACCCAGACCTGGCGGGCAGCGGTCGGCGGTTCTCGGACGGTGGCTGGCCCGAGGTTCGCGGCAACGGCGGCCGAGCGCAAGTTCGCCGGCGAGAGTCGACCGAGCGTCCCAGTGCGGTCCGGTGCCGGACGCTGA